The window AGGTGATCTGGTCTGCTGGCGTAGCCGCCGTGTCCTGCGCCAGGTCCTGCCCAGGCTCGTCCGGCGTGCTGCCCTGGGCCTCGAACAGCGCCGCCAGCAGCGGGGCCTGTCGCGCCTCGTCGACGTCGAGCAGGCCGCTGTCGGGGTCGACGCGTTCGATCATCGCGTTCAGCTCGTCCATGCAGTTGAGCATCAGCGAGGTCAGCGCCGGGGTCAGCTCGCGCTGGCCGTCGCGCACCGACATCAGCAGGCTTTCCAGGTGATGGGTGAGGTTGACCAGCGGTGTCAGCGAGAAGATCCCGGCCGAGCCCTTGAGCGTGTGTACGGCGCGGAACAGGCTGTTGACCGCGTCCTGGTCGCCGGGGCGGGTTTCCAGGCGCAGCAGGCTGTCCTCGGCATCCTTGAGCAGGTCACGTCCTTCGCTGAGAAAGCCCAGCAGCAATTGGTTCCATTGTTCGCCACTGAGCATGCAGTCAAGCCTCGGTCGGGATGGCGGGGTACAGCGATTCCAGGTTCAGCAGCGTCAACAGCTCCCGAACGGGCTCCGAGACCTGGCTGACGGTGGCCGGGTGGTCGATGGACGACAGCGCCCGCTGGATCGCCAGCAGCAATTGCGCGCCGGCGCTGTCCAGTTCGTTCAGGCCTGCCAGGTCCAGTTGCCAGGGCCCCGGGGGCAATGGCAGCAGGCCGAGCAGTTGCTCGCGCGCCATGCTGACTTCGTAGAGGGTCAGGTCGCCCTGCAGGCGCAGTTGCGCGGGCAGGCCATTGGCAGCGGGAGTCAGCGAGAACATGGCGGGTTATCCCAGCAGTTTTTCGACGGCCGCCAGCAGTTGCTGCGGTTGGAACGGCTTGACGATCCAGGCCTTGGCGCCGGCGGCCTGGCCTTCGGCCTTCTTCGACTGCTCGCTTTCGGTGGTGAGCATGATGATCGGCGTGAAGCGGTATTCGTTGCGCGCCTTGACCTCCTTCACCAGGCCGATGCCGTCGAGGTTGGGCATGTTCACGTCGCTGATGATCAGGTTGATCTTCTGCCCGGTCAGCTTGTTCAGGGCATCACGGCCGTCGCAGGCCTCGATGACCTGGTGGCCGGCACCGGTCAGGCTCATCTTCACCAGTTGGCGCATGGACAGGGAGTCGTCGACGATCAGGATGGTCTTGGCCATGTTCATCACTCTTGCAAAGGGAAAAACGGGGGAAACTAGAAGAAGGTCACGTCGTCGCTGGCTGCCACCTGGGAGCGACCCTGTCGCTCCTCGTCGGTGGTGAAACGCTGGCGCTGGCGTTCGAGCCAGGCGGACGGGGCGTCGAGGCTGGGATCCTGCTGCTCGATGGCGTCGAGCAGGTGGGCGAGGTCGACCTGGACATGGTCGAGCATCTGGTCGGCGCGGTCCTGGAACTGCAGGTTGACCATGATCGCCTGGATGTCGGCCTGGGTTTCGCGGGCATCCTGTTGCAGCAGGCGCGACGCCGAGGTCAGTTCGTCCAGGTTGTCGCCCAGGCGCGTCATGACCTGGGTCACCGCGTTGTTGAGGAAGTCGAGGTTGGCCTGTTCGCTGTGGCCCAGTTCGGCGGCGGCGGTGATGCTGGTCTGGATCGCGTGGTTGATCTCGCCGACCTTGGTGTCCATGCCCTGGCCGGTTTCGGCGGACAGGGTGGAGAGCTTGCGCACCTCGTCGGCGACCACCGAGAAGCCACGGCCATAGTCGCCGGCGCGGGCCGCCTCGATCGCGGCATTGAGGGCCAGCAGGTTGGTCTGGTTGGCGATTTCCTGGACGCGCTTGGCCATCTGTTGCAACTGGCTGGCGTAGTCGCCCAGGTGGCTGATGGTATCGAGCAGTTCATGCTGGCGCTGGCTACTGGCTTCGAAGGACTGGGTCACTTCGTGCAGCCGTTCATTGGCGTCGCGCAGGCTTTCGCCGACGCCGCCGTTGCCGAGGATACCTTCGGAGTTGTGCAGGCCGCCCTCGAGGCGGGCGGCGATGCTGGCGAAGCGCTCGAACAGTTCGCTGATGTTCGCTTGCAGCAGTTGGCGGCTCTGGCCGATGCCATCGTTCCAGGCCGGGGCGATCACCGGCAGCAGGGTCTGCAGCCCGGCAGGTGCGGTGACGGTATCAGGCTGTGGCGTAAGGGTCGTGACGGGAGGATTGTTCGACGTTTTGACAATCTGCAGGGCGATGGCGGCGATGGCGACCAGCGCCAGGCCGGCGCCATTGAGCAGGGGTTGAGCCAGGAAGAGCCCGCTGGCGCTCAGTGCGATTCCCAACCAGACTCCAAGATACATCCACATCCGCTGCTTCCATTGCATGGCTCAAGTCGGGCGGATCATATCGGTAGCATATTGATATCAGTATCGGGATAACCCTTAATCCAGTTGGGCGGGAGCCGTGGTTTCTCCCGCGCAAATGGATCGCTTTAAATGACCGTTCGGTCAGGTATCGAGGCTCTTCTCCCGCGCTGGCGCAGGCCCCTGAGGTCACGGTGCAAAGGCTCTAGCCTGTGCTGTCTAGGAAATAGCCCTAAGGCATTTTGCTGCGCTCGGATGTAATAGAATGTTACAAGCGTTGCAGTCACGGGTCGCCGGGGTGGCGTGCCGGCCATGTCCCCGGCAGGTTTTCAGCTGGCTTAGGCGTAGAGCCTAGACGCACAACGGCCCCCGGGATGGAGGCCGTGTGCCAGGATCAATGCACGAACAGTGCAATGAGGATGATCACAGGGATCGGTACACCCAGAAAGAACAGTAGAAGTGAGCGCATTTTCATTCTCCTCGGATCAGTGCAGGGGCGCGGTGCGAGTCGGGTAATCGGGGCTTTGGAGGTAGACCACGCCATCACGCTGGCGGCCACCGAAGGTCGCGGCGAGGCTGGCGAAGAACGCACCGATCAGCAGCGCGATGAACATCCACAGGGTCGACCACGCGGCGGCCTTGGCGGCCTGGTCGGCTACCTGCCTGGCGGTGTCGATGGCCTGGCGGGCCTGGGCGTAGACCTGGTCCACACGCTGTTCGGCCTGGACCCGGCTGAGGTTGGTGCGCTGGGCCACCAGTTGGGCGAGATAGGTGCGATCCTCGACACTCAGTTGGCCGTTGGCCAGGTTGTGGACAAGGATCCGTGTCGCCGTGGCATGGGCCGCGTCCTCACTCACCGCTGCCGGACGATCGTCGCGAAACAGCAGGTCGATGAAGTAGTCGGAGCGGTTTTCCTGGCTGGCAGTACCGCCGAGTGTGCTCGTGGCACCGGAGGCCACGCTAGCCCCGGCCTTGACCCCACCGCCGACGATTCCACTGAGGGAGCCGGCCGCCAGCGCGGCCATCAACAGGGTGGCGACGGCCCAGGCAAGGAACCCGTGGGCGGTATCCCGGAAATAGACTTCATCGCCATGCACGTTGGCCCACTTCACCCGCAGGCGGCCGGCGAGATAACCCCCCATGCCCGAGGCAAGGATCTGTGTCAGGGCCAGCCAGATGATCGCCCAGATACCCAGGCCCTTGGCGCTGATGCCTTCGCCCGACCAGGGTGAGATGGCGGAAAAACCCAGCCCGGAACCGAGCATGAGCAACAGCAGGGACAGTGCGGCGGCCGCGGCCGCTCCGGCGAAGATCGCCGCCCAGGAGACTCCCGAGTGATTCGATGAGTCATGCAATGCGGCAGGATGAATTTCAGCGTTCCCGATCATTGTTGTTGTGCTCCATGAGTGAGAGACCTACAGCCTTCACTGGAGAGATAGCAGCGGATGTGCCAAGTCCTCTTCTATCGAACAGGCAACAAAATCAAGGGCTTGAGCAATGAGTGGGATCTGAGTCCCATGCAATCTGCATGGTTGGGAGGTTTTACTGCGGGTTTTCTGCATTGGCCGGTGGGAGGGGCCAGGGGAATGCCGTTGCGGCATTCCCCGCTGAGGTGGCTCAGTCGCGCCAGTGACGATGCTTGCGATGACCGTAGGCGTGACCGCGGCCACGATGGCCTTCGCGGTAGTGGCGATCCTCGCGGTCGCTGGAGTTGCCCATGTAGTTGCCCAGCGCGCCACCTGCGCCGCCGCCGGCTGCAGCACCGATCAGGCTGCCGGTGGTGCCGCCCATGCTGCGGCCGATCACGTTGCCGCCGGCCGCGCCCAGGGCACCGCCGATCGCCGCTTCGCCACGGCTGCGTTTGTCCGCGCCGACCGCACTGCCGCCTGCGCCGCCGAGGGCCGCACCGATGGTCGAACCGGTGTTGCCGCCCAGCGACTGGCCGACCGCCGAACCGAGCACACCACCCAATGCGCCGCCGATACCGGCCTCGGTGGTACCACCGGCGCAAGCCAGGCCACTGGCCAGGCTCAGGGACAACAAGAGAATCGACGAGAACTTCATGTGAGAGGAGCCTCCTAGGGATGACGGCGCGATCCTGAGGCTTGTGACAGAGGGCTTACAACGGAAATCCGACGAATAGCACGACTTGTATACAAAAATATAACTTACTGATTTTTATGGGGAACTTAGTTGGTTTTAGAGGGTCTGAAGCTACTTGAACCCCATCATTTAGCGCTTTCGCGCGTGCTCTGGAAGAGCCTGTCGGCGCTTCCAGGACCTCCCTTCGCTCTAACGTTTCCCATCCTGTGAAACTGCTGTCGGTTGTCCCGAGAGCCCGTGTGCATTCGGCTGACCGAGCGCGCATGAGTGGTTCCGGTGGGCGAGGTGCAGGAAACCGTCGCCCACTCGCGAACGTTACGATCAGCTGGCCTGGGCGAGAATCAGGCCGCTCTCACTGGCTGTTTCCAGGCAGACCGCGATGAACTTGGACGTCGGGGTGTGGCTGCCGTCGCCGACGCTTTCCAGCGGCACCAGCGGGTTCACTTCCGGGTAGTAGGCGGCGGCCTGGCCGGCGGGGATGTCGAAGGCCAGCAGGGTGAAACCCTTGACCCGACGTTCACGGCCGTCTTCCCAGAGGGACACGATGTCGACCTTCTGCCCCGGCTTGAAGCCCAGGCGGATGATCTCCGCTTCGTTGACGAACAGGACCTCGCGCTGGCCCTTGACCCCACGGTAACGGTCATCGAGACCGTAGATGGTGGTGTTGTACTGGTCGTGGGAGCGCATCGACTGCAGGATCAGGTCCGGCTTTTTCCCGGTGGCATGGGTCAGCTCGTGGATCAGGTCGCTCGGCAGGCTGTTGGAGCGGAAGTTCGCCCGGCCTGACGGCGTATTCCAGCGTCGTGCGCCGGCCGTATTGCCCAGGTAGAAACCGCCCGGGTGTGCGAGGCGCTGGTTGAAGTCCTTGAAGCCGGGAATGGTGTCGGCGATCAGGTCACGGATACGCCCGTAGTCGCCCACCAGCCAGTTCCAGTCCACCGGGTGCGTGCCGAGGGTAGCGGCGGCGATGCCGGCGATGATCGCCGGTTCCGAGCGCATCTGCCTGGACAGCGGTCGCAGTTGGCCGTTGGAGGCGTGGACCATGCTGAACGAGTCTTCCACGGTCACGGCCTGCGAGCCTTCGGCCTGCAGGTCGATATCGGTGCGGCCCAGGCATGGCAGGATCAGGGCCTCCTTGCCGTGGGTCAGGTGGCTGCGATTGAGCTTGGTGCTGATCTGCACGGTCAGGTCGCAGTTGCGCAGTGCCTCGAAGGTCCGCAGGCTGTCCGGGGTGGCCTGGGCGAAGTTGCCGCCCAGACCGATGAACACCTTGGCGCGGCCTTCGAGCATGGCGTGGATGGCCTCGACCACGTTGTGGCCGTTGCTGCGCGGTACCTTGAACTGGAAGCGGCGCTCCAGCGCATCGAGCAGGGCCACCGGTGGCCGCTCGTTGATGCCCATGGTGCGGTCGCCCTGCACGTTGCTGTGGCCGCGCACCGGGCACAGGCCGGCACCCGGCCGGCCGATGTTGCCACGCAGCAGCATCAGGTTGGCGATTTCCTGGATGGTCGCCACCGAGTGGCGGTGCTGGGTGATGCCCATGGCCCAGCACATGATGACGTTCTTGCCCTTGGCGTACATCCGCGCCGCCTGCTCGATTTCGGCCAGGGTCAGGCCCGACTGCGAGACGATCTGGTCCCACGGGGTGTCGTCGATGGCGGCCAGGTAGTCGAGTACGTTGGCGGTGTGTTCGTTGAGGAAGTCAT of the Pseudomonas vanderleydeniana genome contains:
- a CDS encoding response regulator, coding for MAKTILIVDDSLSMRQLVKMSLTGAGHQVIEACDGRDALNKLTGQKINLIISDVNMPNLDGIGLVKEVKARNEYRFTPIIMLTTESEQSKKAEGQAAGAKAWIVKPFQPQQLLAAVEKLLG
- a CDS encoding glycine zipper domain-containing protein; its protein translation is MKFSSILLLSLSLASGLACAGGTTEAGIGGALGGVLGSAVGQSLGGNTGSTIGAALGGAGGSAVGADKRSRGEAAIGGALGAAGGNVIGRSMGGTTGSLIGAAAGGGAGGALGNYMGNSSDREDRHYREGHRGRGHAYGHRKHRHWRD
- a CDS encoding methyl-accepting chemotaxis protein, with translation MQWKQRMWMYLGVWLGIALSASGLFLAQPLLNGAGLALVAIAAIALQIVKTSNNPPVTTLTPQPDTVTAPAGLQTLLPVIAPAWNDGIGQSRQLLQANISELFERFASIAARLEGGLHNSEGILGNGGVGESLRDANERLHEVTQSFEASSQRQHELLDTISHLGDYASQLQQMAKRVQEIANQTNLLALNAAIEAARAGDYGRGFSVVADEVRKLSTLSAETGQGMDTKVGEINHAIQTSITAAAELGHSEQANLDFLNNAVTQVMTRLGDNLDELTSASRLLQQDARETQADIQAIMVNLQFQDRADQMLDHVQVDLAHLLDAIEQQDPSLDAPSAWLERQRQRFTTDEERQGRSQVAASDDVTFF
- a CDS encoding STAS domain-containing protein, which produces MFSLTPAANGLPAQLRLQGDLTLYEVSMAREQLLGLLPLPPGPWQLDLAGLNELDSAGAQLLLAIQRALSSIDHPATVSQVSEPVRELLTLLNLESLYPAIPTEA
- a CDS encoding FdhF/YdeP family oxidoreductase; amino-acid sequence: MSNHNQADQTPTPRYKPYRGPAGGWGALISVAQAWLTSDNALKNIRMMLKTNQNGGFDCPGCAWGDSPESGMVKFCENGAKAVNWEATKRRVDAAFFAKHSVSSLLEQSDYWLEYQGRLTEPMSYDPTTDRYRPISWDAAYALIAKHLLNLDSPDQAEFYTSGRASNEAAYLYQLFVRAFGTNNFPDCSNMCHEASGVALAQSVGVGKGTVTFDDFEHADAIFVWGQNPGTNHPRMLEPLREAVKRGGQVVCINPLKERGLERFQHPQHPLEMLTNGDKPTNTAYFRPALGGDMAMLRGMAKFLLQWEREAQAANEPSVFDHDFLNEHTANVLDYLAAIDDTPWDQIVSQSGLTLAEIEQAARMYAKGKNVIMCWAMGITQHRHSVATIQEIANLMLLRGNIGRPGAGLCPVRGHSNVQGDRTMGINERPPVALLDALERRFQFKVPRSNGHNVVEAIHAMLEGRAKVFIGLGGNFAQATPDSLRTFEALRNCDLTVQISTKLNRSHLTHGKEALILPCLGRTDIDLQAEGSQAVTVEDSFSMVHASNGQLRPLSRQMRSEPAIIAGIAAATLGTHPVDWNWLVGDYGRIRDLIADTIPGFKDFNQRLAHPGGFYLGNTAGARRWNTPSGRANFRSNSLPSDLIHELTHATGKKPDLILQSMRSHDQYNTTIYGLDDRYRGVKGQREVLFVNEAEIIRLGFKPGQKVDIVSLWEDGRERRVKGFTLLAFDIPAGQAAAYYPEVNPLVPLESVGDGSHTPTSKFIAVCLETASESGLILAQAS